One genomic region from Dromaius novaehollandiae isolate bDroNov1 chromosome 21, bDroNov1.hap1, whole genome shotgun sequence encodes:
- the SMIM35 gene encoding small integral membrane protein 35 isoform X2 yields the protein MLKHSGREPASTLGLIVGVGLALLLLVLLAYAFIRWYQTGRCWHRPDFVFNLYHIRGLRAVEVELAPPFTVSGSLSEARSGYVRFHDRGL from the exons GACGAGAGCCCGCCAGCACGCTCGGGCTCATCGTGGGCGTCGGGCTGGCCCTGCTGCTCCTCGTCCTTTTGGCCTACGCTTTCATCCGGTGGTACCAGACGGGGCGGTGCTGGCACC ggccGGACTTCGTCTTCAACCTGTACCACATCCG CGGGCTCAGGGCGGTGGAAGTGGAGCTGGCGCCGCCGTTCACGGTCAGCGGCTCCCTGAGCGAGGCGCGGAGCGGCTACGTGCGCTTCCACGACCGGGGGCTGTga